The genomic region GCAAGTACGCTTTCGAGCATTATCGCAAGTGTTCAATCGGGTTTGGGCGCATCGATCCTGCCCTGCTTGATGGGCGATGACATTAAGGGCCTTGTGCGCCTGATGCCGCCGATTGAAGAACTCACAACGCCAGGCTGGATGGTGACGACGGACGAGGCCCGTCGCCAACCCCATATTCGCGCTGTCATCGATTTTGTCGTCGAACAAATCCAGCTATCGCTCGCCCGCCGACCGACACATCTGTCTGTTGTGCAGGCGGCCTAAGACCAAAAATCTAGTGAGGCTCGTGGTGTACTGCGCTCGCGCGCAGTCCCTCGGATCATACCAAGCAGGTTGAGGTTTCCAGTTCGGCGAAAAAGCCGCTGATGGCTTCAATGGCCTTTTCGGTCGGCACGACAAAGATACGGCGGCGATCCAGGTGATCGCGTTTCCGTTCTATCAATCCGCTCTCGACCATTTCATCAATCCGGCGCAAGGCCGTGGCCATAGGCAGGCCAGAAGCATCGCACAAAGACGAAACCGTTAAGGGTCGATCTTCGGCATAGCCGGAGGTCAGCTCGAGCAACATGTCCCATGCAGGGTCGGAAAAGAGTCTGCTGTCAAAAAACCGTTCCCGGAGACGGCGAACACGGATCATTTTTGCGATCAGATACGGATCCGGCAATCTACGCTCAGCGCCATTATTCCCATTTGCGAACCGCTCGACCTTTTGGGGGCCATTCCGTGAGGCCGACGGATCCAGCCGCGCAGTAATCTCGTCCACTTGAACTGGAATGGACCGGAGCGTCAGGGCTTCCGCAAGTTGATTCTCCCCCCGCACCTTGCGCCAATAGACAGCCATCAAGCGGACCAATGATGCGCGGAGGTTACCTGCGGCCTCCTCTGCCGAAATGCGGGTGAACTCGGACAGATCGTTCATGCTGAACCTAACCATGAACGGGGGGGAGGCCGCAGGATGGGGGCCGTGAAATTGCCGTCTGTGACAGGCCTATGCGGCGGCTTGGCCAGAGCGCACGCAGATGGGAGACTGGATTCCAGAATTATGGGGCAATACAAGGCCATATAGTCCGCTCCCTATCATTCCATGAGCGGATATTGTTAGCAGGACCGAGCGCGCCAAACCTGAAATTAGGTTCAGGTTAACAACAAATATTAATCGTCTGACAATCGCAGGGCCACGCCCTGCCCGCGATAGACTTTGATTTCGAGCGGGACGGATGATGCCTTCAATATTCGACGCAAGGCGCTGACGCAGACATCCAGGGAATTGTCGGTGATTTCGGCGTTGTTCCCCCAAATCTCCTCAATCAAAGCATCCCGCCCGACGACATCGCCAGAGGCCCGGGCCAGCGCCAACAAGAGCGTTTTTGTTCGACGCCCAGCCTCGACCGGACGACCTTCCCATTCGGCTTGACCGGTCAGCGGATCGATTACCAGTCGGCCATAAGTGATAGGATCCGGCTTCCGGGAGCCATCGCGCCGCAGCAAGACTTCGACACGTGCGATCAGCTCTGCAAAGGCGAACGGCTTGCGCAGATAATCATCGGCCCCGGCAGCAAATCCGTCGAGACGATCATCCAACCCGGTCCGCGCCGTCAAAATCAAAATCGGCGTACCGACATCGGCGGCCCGGATGTCCGCGCAGAGGTCGATTCCGTCGCTATCGGGGAGCAGGAGATCAAGAATAATCGTATTAAATTCTCCAGATCCGGCCAGCGCGACGACATCCCTGCCCTCCCGTTCCCAGCGCACATCGCATCCCCGGGCGCGCAGGCCCTGCGAAATGAAGCGGCCAATACCGACATCATCTTCGACTAGTAAAATCTTCATCGGCTTCGCCCGATCGGTACGGTGACCGTCACACGGCACCCCCGGCGTCGAAGGTTTCCGATATTTCTGGCGGCGGCGCTGCCGCCATGCTGTTCGATCACCCACCGCGCCATGGCGAGGCCGAGACCGCTGCCGCCGCGCTGTTTGCCAACATCCGTCTGGTAATAGGCGTCAAAGATCAGCGGCAATTCATCGGGTGAAACCCCCGGGCCTTGATCGGTCACTGCGATGCGGGCCGAACCTGCATCGACCTCCACTGCAATGTCCACAGCGCCGCCCATGGGCGAGAATTTGAGGGCATTCTCTATGATCGCCAGCAAGGCGCGGCGCAGCCAAAGACTGTCCCCGGTCATCCCAATATTGGCCGAAGGAGCGGTGACAGAAATGGCGACATTGACAGAGTCAGCGTAGATTTGCGCATCCTCGATCGCCGCGGTTACGATCGACCGCAGATCCAGCGGATCCATCTCAAGATGCAGTTGACCATCGGCTGTACGCGCAAGACCGATCATTTCCTCGATCCGGTGACCAAGAAAACCTGCATGCGCGACAACATGCTCAAGCGATTCCCGCATCGCTTCAATATCGGTTCCGCTATCGGCAAGGGCGACCTCCGCTTCGCCCTGCATGGTCGTGACCGGCGTCCGCAGCTCGTGACTTGCCTTGGCAAAGAAGAGCCGTCGCGACCGATCGACTTCTTCCAGATCGGCCGTTCGGCTTTTCAGCAGCTCCTGCAGGCGCAGCGAGCGTCGGAGAAACATCCATAGGCCACCAAAGAGGGCGACCACGATGACGCCGCCGAGAATCAATATTGCGCGGACGGTATCACGATACTCCGCAGCAAAATTGCCCCGGGCGAGGTCGGCATCACGAGCCGCATCATCGCCCAATCGGGCAACCAGATCGCGAAATTCGGCGTCACGCCTGCCCGATGCGAGCGCAACGAGTTGTCCAGACCTGGAATCCCCACTCGATCCATCCCGTGCATTGCTGGGTCCGGCCATCCGAAGACCCGCTATTTGGTCGGCCGATTGCGCATAGCGATCGAGTGAATCAGATAACCGGTCTGCTGCCGCATTCAATTCAAGATCATCGGCGACCCTGATGATTGCCATTTCTTGGGCCTCAAACAGAATCACTCGATCCTGCGCATCTGTCATCGAACGGAAGTTGAGAATGAAATTTCCAAATGACAGCATTACGGCCATGGCCAGCAATGCCAGTACCATGATGGCGAACCAGGTTTCCCGTCGCGGCACGAGTTCGGCACGAAACCTCGCATTCTTTGACACGCTATTGTCAGCCATGGTGCATCCAGGTCGAGTGTGTCCGGTTCGACGAACTGTGTCCGTCAGGTGAAATGCGATTCCCGTGGTGCAGCCCTTTTTGGGCGGCGATGATCTTTCATATCATCCGTTATGGCGCAGAGTAGCAGAAATCGGCCAAAATCGACGAATTTGACCGAAATAAATACTCCAATATGAAGTGAATTTTCTAAACTCGGTGCGCCAAGTTCGCATCCGCGACCGCGGGTGCGCTAGGCGGTTCAGATCGGACGATATTTTATGAAAAGCCGACGCGGCCAGCGACAGGACGACGATCAACAATTGGTGCGGGCGAAGGTCTAGTCGATCGCCGACAGCATGGCCAAACGTTCGCGTACGCGCCGATAAGAAGGCGACATGATGTGCATGATCATATGGGCTACGCGTTCCACTTTCGGGGTAATCTTTTCCGACATTGCGAGGCTCCCTGGTTTGGCCGTTGATCGGATTCTGGGCGGATATGGTTTATAATCGGTTAACTCTCCCACTAAACTTTTGCCGCCTGTACCGAGATTTCTGTCAGTATGGCCGCCAATGGCGGGCTACGGACTTATTGTCTGCGCGGTTCAATGAGTGTTAGCCCGCGTTTCGAACGATTGAATTTCGGAGTCTGGCCAATAGCTTGCGTGCCGAAACCATGATGCCGACGAACTGGGGTGGAATTGCAAGAACCGATAGAGAAAGTCTGGATTTTTGCGCCGACCAGCCTGTTGTGGAGCGGGATCGAAGCGTTGTTGCGCGCCGAACGGTTTCGCGCCCGCCTCACCGATGGGGATTTCCAAACGGTCGACTGGAATGACCCCAGATTTGACGATGCGATAATCATCTTTGGTGCAGACCGGCCCGATCAGCAAATTGCCGAACATATCCAGATGATATCAGATGCGCGCGGCCCTACCCCAATCGTGCTGGTGCTTTCTCAAGATGATCATCGTGCCGCACTCTCAGCGATCGCGGCGGGCGCGAGCGGGATTATCCACGAGGATGATGACGCACACAGCATGGTAACATGTGTGCGGGAGATCGCGCGCGGTCGGGAATGGGTATCCCAATCCGTGATCAGCGCCGCGCTGAACAGGGGCTTGGACCAACACCAATCACTCTACGCGCCGTTGACAGCACGGGAACGCCAGGTTGCCGACCTGATTGCGGCCGGCAGATCCACCGACACAGTCGCGTCTGAGCTCGAAATGGCAGCCGGTACCGTAAAGGTGCATCTCCACAATATTTACAAGAAACTGGCCATCCCGGATCGCGGACAGCTGATAAGGCTCATTTTGGAGGAAAGAACCAGAAATTAGCCACCCCATTTTACCTTTCATTTTGAATGGCTTGGCGGGTTAAAATGAAATTTACCTAATCTCGAAAGCATATTTTGGGGATAGGTGCGTAGTTCAACTGGCGAGACGAAAAGGGAGTCTTGTCATGAGAACGAAACTAACGACAGCGCTTTGCGCACTAGTCCTGGCCGGGAGTGCATCCGCGACTGCTCCCTCCAGTAATTACACATTGCGGATTACGGGCTATGTCCCGGTTATTTGCAACGCGACGCTTGATGCCTCGGTTGTTCCGATGACCGGTGATCAGGTTAGCCTGGGTCAGCTCAACGAATTCTGTAACAGCCCGAACGGCTATCAGGTCTATGTTGATGCATCGCCTGAACTGGCCGAAGCCAGCCTGGTGATCGACGGCAAGCGTGTTGATATTGCAGATGAGGGTTCGACCCTGATCTCGACGTCTTCACACGCCGATATCGCATCGCGCAATGTTGCGCTTAACCTGCCGGAAACAGCTGCTGCTGGTACGCTTTCGGTTCGGATCGTCGCGCTTTAATCAGCGCGACGATTACGCACCACAGGTTTCAGTTGGCGACAGATTGACGCGTGGCGTGAAGGTCACCAGCAGGAAATCCTGATAGTCAGGCGACGGCGCTTCGTCCAAACCGCCTTCGAGCAGGGAAACGGACACTGGGACCAAAGATCCGGTGCCGATCCCGGCGCGCGAACAATTCACATTAATTGCCGATGTGTTGGTCGGGTTCCGGGTCCGTCCCAGGAATGACACCTGATATTCAAGATTCTGATCAGGCAGCGCCGGATTGCCGGTCGGATATGTCATCCGATAATTATTCTGCGACGTCATCGAGACTTCGTAGACGTCCGAGCTTTCAACCCGGATATTGCCGGCGCGCGTCAGGCTGAGCGCCGCCGTATCATCGACATCGCCGACTTCACCGAAATCGAGCGCCGGTCCAACATAGGTGGCACGCAGCGCGCTCAGCACGATGATGTTCAGATTGATGCCGCCATTTACAATGATATCGCCTGTAAAGGGTTGTCCACCACCCGTACCGTTGCACACACCCTCAGGCGTGAATGTAAAGGTTTGTGTGGAATCGAAATCAGCGCCGGGCGGAATGATCACATTGGCGATGATTGTGAACGTGTCTGACGCGACGTTGTTACCTGTATAACGCCAGCGCAGGGCACCCGGCGTGACGGGCTGGTTTGTCTGAATCGGCTTTTGCAACAACGGCGGCGATTCATTCTGATCATAGTGAATGTCGACGCCATAGCCTTCGCCACTACCGCTACCGACTGCGCTGATCGGAACAACCTGCACACCCACAAGATCGGGATCGGTCGTTCTCAGATAGAAATCAACATCCGATGCCTTGGCACCCCCGGCATCATTGTTACGCGTAACGTCAATGTTCACCTGGAGCTGATTGCCTGTCACCTGTCCAAAAGGATCGAAAATAATGTTCGCCGAGCCGGAGAAAAATGTGAAGTTGCAGTCACGTTGCGCTTGCGCAGCAGCTTGGGAAAGCGGCATGCCCGCTAGGATCGCGGCTGCTGTGAACGGGATAAGCTTCTTCATTGATCTCACTCTCTCTACTATCTCTACTGAGCTCTCAACTCTCCGACACGGAGGATATTCTCTCCATTGTCCGGAACATCGATCACAAATGTACTGCGTGCATCGTCGAGCATCTCGATCCGCCATTGGCCCGGTGCCAGTCCGACCGCGCCAAAGCGGCCCGAACGGTTCGTAAACAGCGTAACCGGTTCACGCTCCGGATTGGCGACTTCTGTGGCGGTACCGGTAACCAAGGAAACAGGCGTGCCATCGGCAGCCAGCAAGGTGCCGACTGCTGTGATGCTATAGTCTGAACCGACCGTCAGCACATAACCGCTACGATAGGGCGGGAAGAGTCGGAATGACCCCTGCCCCAGATCATAGCCCGCCGGCGCTGAGGGCGCGTCAAACGTGATCGTGCGCTCAGCATAGGAGCTGATATTGGGTTGAACGACCGAACCAAGCACACCGGTTGTGCCGGTAAAGCCGAACGGCGTTGGTTCGAGGACGACTTCCGCATCATCGAGATTTTCATGCGCCCGGACGATCGCGAAGCTGTCATAAATTGGCCGCCCGACCGACACCGCATTGTCGGCGACCGAAATCGACGTACCGAAGCGGAACGACGACCTTTGGCTAACCGATGATGCGAAATCATTGTCGAATGTGCCGAAATGACTGAGACCCAGTTCGGCGCGGTTGGCATAATAATTGGCTGTTGCGTTGACCCCGGAGCCGAAATCGCTGCGTTCGATATCAGCTGCAACATTATAGGAACCGACACCGCTGCCGCCGAGCGTATTGTACGAAACACGCGCCCGATCGAACCGCGTGTCATATTCGGCCCGTGCATTAGACCGCGACCCAATCCGGACGGTCAGCGAGAAAAGTCCCGAAACCCGTGATCCCTGATTGTCGCGTTCGAAGCGAAGATCGCCGGTCGCACTGACGCGATCGGTTATCCGCCAGCCCAATGTTCCCCGGATCGTGCCGATATCGCGCTGGGCACCGCGCCCTTGCGAATAGCGCATGTCGAGGCCGCCATAGAGGTTGCGGGTGAAGGCATGCGAATAGCCGGCACCGATTTCCCACTTAAAGGCGTTGAACGGAATGATGTTACCGAGCGACCCGAAATCTGCAGACCGGCTTTCGAAGAACACATTGAGTGAATCGGATTGACCGTCATTCTTGCGGATCAGCCTTTGATAGGTGAACCGGGTAGCGCGACCAACGCCGAACCCATCAATATCGGACAAGGACAAGCTGGCCCCGAATGTACCGATTTGCGTTCCGAATACACCTTCAACACCACCCATGCGGACATTGCTGTCGGCCTGGAAGTTGGCGCCGAGCGTT from Parasphingopyxis sp. CP4 harbors:
- a CDS encoding MarR family winged helix-turn-helix transcriptional regulator; amino-acid sequence: MNDLSEFTRISAEEAAGNLRASLVRLMAVYWRKVRGENQLAEALTLRSIPVQVDEITARLDPSASRNGPQKVERFANGNNGAERRLPDPYLIAKMIRVRRLRERFFDSRLFSDPAWDMLLELTSGYAEDRPLTVSSLCDASGLPMATALRRIDEMVESGLIERKRDHLDRRRIFVVPTEKAIEAISGFFAELETSTCLV
- a CDS encoding response regulator transcription factor, whose amino-acid sequence is MKILLVEDDVGIGRFISQGLRARGCDVRWEREGRDVVALAGSGEFNTIILDLLLPDSDGIDLCADIRAADVGTPILILTARTGLDDRLDGFAAGADDYLRKPFAFAELIARVEVLLRRDGSRKPDPITYGRLVIDPLTGQAEWEGRPVEAGRRTKTLLLALARASGDVVGRDALIEEIWGNNAEITDNSLDVCVSALRRILKASSVPLEIKVYRGQGVALRLSDD
- a CDS encoding sensor histidine kinase KdpD; this encodes MADNSVSKNARFRAELVPRRETWFAIMVLALLAMAVMLSFGNFILNFRSMTDAQDRVILFEAQEMAIIRVADDLELNAAADRLSDSLDRYAQSADQIAGLRMAGPSNARDGSSGDSRSGQLVALASGRRDAEFRDLVARLGDDAARDADLARGNFAAEYRDTVRAILILGGVIVVALFGGLWMFLRRSLRLQELLKSRTADLEEVDRSRRLFFAKASHELRTPVTTMQGEAEVALADSGTDIEAMRESLEHVVAHAGFLGHRIEEMIGLARTADGQLHLEMDPLDLRSIVTAAIEDAQIYADSVNVAISVTAPSANIGMTGDSLWLRRALLAIIENALKFSPMGGAVDIAVEVDAGSARIAVTDQGPGVSPDELPLIFDAYYQTDVGKQRGGSGLGLAMARWVIEQHGGSAAARNIGNLRRRGCRVTVTVPIGRSR
- a CDS encoding LuxR C-terminal-related transcriptional regulator encodes the protein MQEPIEKVWIFAPTSLLWSGIEALLRAERFRARLTDGDFQTVDWNDPRFDDAIIIFGADRPDQQIAEHIQMISDARGPTPIVLVLSQDDHRAALSAIAAGASGIIHEDDDAHSMVTCVREIARGREWVSQSVISAALNRGLDQHQSLYAPLTARERQVADLIAAGRSTDTVASELEMAAGTVKVHLHNIYKKLAIPDRGQLIRLILEERTRN
- a CDS encoding fimbrial biogenesis outer membrane usher protein translates to MLTADTALIVANAGAASFQPGQTTQAQERRVVMPGSTAQAANAGVQLNPTGQPITLTVPARDGGIYLGDVVIRIDTNDQISFSSQRLLDLLSNVVDPDVLENLNAQFGDSGTLSPSDFGAYGIGVEYNSQDLTLELSVAAERRATRTVQVSPLDRDRIGTFAQPADFSAYLNVRGNVDFLWEGPDDGIQEPVMFLDGAIRLGGPVLESEAIWQPGTSGTDFQRLGSRLVVDDQTNLVRWTAGDLEPVSRSFQSVPEIAGLSVFRSYSTLSPQQLARPRGDRTFQLDRASTVEVLVNGQAVRRLQLQPGTYDLRDFPFTQGANDIRLAILDDAGRTEVLRFNVFLDQSQLAEGLTEFGAYAGVLAPLAFSGPDYTDNFAFSGFVRHGVSNYVTLGANFQADSNVRMGGVEGVFGTQIGTFGASLSLSDIDGFGVGRATRFTYQRLIRKNDGQSDSLNVFFESRSADFGSLGNIIPFNAFKWEIGAGYSHAFTRNLYGGLDMRYSQGRGAQRDIGTIRGTLGWRITDRVSATGDLRFERDNQGSRVSGLFSLTVRIGSRSNARAEYDTRFDRARVSYNTLGGSGVGSYNVAADIERSDFGSGVNATANYYANRAELGLSHFGTFDNDFASSVSQRSSFRFGTSISVADNAVSVGRPIYDSFAIVRAHENLDDAEVVLEPTPFGFTGTTGVLGSVVQPNISSYAERTITFDAPSAPAGYDLGQGSFRLFPPYRSGYVLTVGSDYSITAVGTLLAADGTPVSLVTGTATEVANPEREPVTLFTNRSGRFGAVGLAPGQWRIEMLDDARSTFVIDVPDNGENILRVGELRAQ